GCGCAGGTAGTAGTCGTCGGGCGACTGGAGCAGGTCCCAGAACTGCAGGGGCACCACCACGGCGAAGGGTGTGCCGTCCAGCAGGACCGCGACCCGCCCCTCCATCAGCCCCGCCGCCACCACGTCGGGCCGCTCCGTCAACCGCGCCTGGGGGAAGAGGGAGAGGGGGCGGTCCTGCAGCAGCGCCTCGACCTGTTCTTCCGAGAACAGCATGTCCCAGGGCGCCGCCTCCAGGCGCCGCCGCACCTGAGCCACGGTGCCGGGATCGGCCCGCCCCGCCACGTAGACCACGGCCGCCCGGGTGCGGCTCAGGCGGCCCGTCTCCAGCTCTTCGATGCGCAGGTAGGGTGTGCGCAGCCGCCGGCGCAGGGCCGCGGTGTTCACCCGCAGGACCTCGACAAAGGACTCCCGCGGGCCGCCGATGGTCCCTTCCGTGGCCGGGTCGTCCACACCGCGGTGCTCGAACTCCCGGACGTCCACGAGCCACGCGGTGCCCGCCCCGCCTGCCCGCTGTCCGTCCGGGGTGGCCCCGCGGCCCGCGCGGAACGCCCCCTGTCCCGCGGCACCGGCCGCTGGTGCGCCCCCGGAATCCGCAACGGCTGGGGGTCCACCCGCAGCGTCGACGGCAATCAGGGCACACCCTTCCAGAAGCCCGTCGACCGCCTGCGCCAGGCGGGTCACGGGACGAACCCGGCCGCCGGGCAACAGGCCGCGGTCCAGCCACCGGGCCACCTGGGGCGCGGTGGCCGGCAGGCGTTCCAGCAGCGGCCGGAGGATGAACTGGTTGAGGAGGGTGTCCCCCACCAGGCCGTCCACGTACATGACCAGCAGCTCCGCGCCCCCCGGGCGCCGGAGGGGTACGGCCACCAGGTCGGCGGCGTGGCCCAGGGCATCCCGCACCAGCGACTCCAGGGACCGTACCTCCGCCGGCACAGGTTCTTCCAGCGCCAGATCGGCGACCCAGCGGTCCATCCGGCCCAGGAAGTCTTCCAGGTGCTCGCGCAACCGGGTGGCGGGGGTTTCCGCCAGGGGCGGCCGGCCCCCCAGAGGCGTGGTCGACCAGGCCGGCAGCCGGGCGTGGAGGCGATCCAGCCGCCCGGCGGCGCCTTCAAGCCCGGCCTCAGGGTGGACGGGCTGCCGGGCGGGCGCCCCGGCCGGCGGCTGCACGCCGGCCCGTGTTTGCCCCCCCGCGGGCCGGGCACCGCCCCCCAGCCCTCGCCCCACCCACCGCACTCTGCGGCTCACGCGCCCACCTCCTCCCGCCCTTCTCACCTGGATAAGGTCACCGCCAGAACCGGCACCTATGCCGCCCCAGGGCCGCGCCGCTCCGGCCCTTCCCTCAGGTTTCCGTCACGGGGCACTCAGCAGGAACTCAGGTGGCTTGTTGACGATGAAGTTGCAAGAAGGAGGTGGGTGCAATGATTCAGCGGATCCTGATTGCAGCCGACGGTCCTGCCGACGCCCTCCGCCTCAGCCGGGCCGTCCGGGAGCTGTTCCCCCAGGGCGGGGGCGCCACGGCTACCATCCTGCAGGTCCTGCCGCCGCCGGTTCCACCCGCGTTGTCCAGCCCGCTGGTGCCGCCCCTGACGGCCGGTGACGACGTCCTGGTCCTTGGGGAGGCCAACGCCCGGCGGGATCTGGCACCGGCCCGGGACGAACTGGCCTCCGCCGGCTTCCAGGCCGAGGTCGACGTGGCCACGGGCGCCGCTGGCGAGGAGATCTGCCGTTATGCGCGGGCCGGCAACTACCAGCTCATCGTCGTGGGCCGGCGAGGCCTGGGACGGCTGCAGGAGGTCCTGCTGGGCAGCGTCAGCGAGTACGTCCTGCGCCACACCCGCCTGCCCGTGCTGGTGATCCAGCAGGAGCATCCGGCGAGGAACGGATGAAGGATCCCGGCAAGACGCCCCCGGCCGTCCGCGGCCCGAGGGCCGGGCGACCGGGGGCGTCGCGCTTGGGATGCCCTGGTGGGGTACTCACGGTCTGTGCGCAAGTAAGGGCGGGCCCGAAGGTCCTAGCCCCACGCCGCGCAGGTGGGGCGAGGGCAGACCGTCAGGGCAGGAAGACCAGCCCCAGGGCCATGACGGCGAAGGCCACCATCATGACCACCGCGGTGTAGCCCAGGATCTGGCCGGCCCGCAGCCCGGTCATGCCGAGCAGCGGCAGCGCCCAGAAGGGCTGGATCATGTTGGTCAGCTCGTCTCCGAAGGCCACCGCCATGACCGCCTTGCCCAGGTCCAGGTGGAGTGCTTGGGCGGCCTGGATCACGATGGGCCCCTGCACCGCCCACTGCCCCCCGCCCGACGGCACCGCCAGGTTGACCAGGCACGCGCTGACGAAAGTCCAGAAGGGGAAGGTGACAGGCGTCGAGATGGCCACGAACCAGTTGGCGATGATGGCCACCAGTCCCGACCCCGTCATGATGCCCATGATGCCCGCGTAGAAGGGGAACTGCAGGATGACCCCGCTGGCCGACCGCACCCCGTCGGCGATGGCCTGGGCGTAGCGGATGGGGGTTCCGTGCAGCAGCATGCCCAGGATCAGGAAAATGAAGACCACCATGTTGATGTCCAGGGCCGCAATCCCCTTCTGGACGAAGGCACTGGTGATGTAGACCACGCCCGCCAGGACGATGAGCCCCGTCAGGATGCGGCTGCGCTCGAGGCGCTCCGCCGGGGTGATCTCCACGCCCGGGCCTCCCGCGCCGGGCGCCAGGGGCGGCTCGGCCGTCGCAGCGGTCCCCTCCCCGGACGCACCGGCCAGCGCTGCCGGGATCTCCACCACTTCGCCACCCGCAGGGTGCATGCGGGCCATGATCCACGGCGAGAGGAAGAGCAGCACCAGCGCCACGACGACGTTGAAGGGCCGGAACAGGGTCTCCGTCAACGGAAGGAGCCCCATCTGCTTCTCCAGGAAGTGGCCCGGCGTGTTCACCGTCAGCGGGGCCGAGCCGGACAGGCCGCCGTGCCAGATCATCAGGCCGATGTACCCTGCCGCCACCAGCAAGGGGAAGTGCACCTTGATCCCCCGCCGCGAGCAGGACCGCCCCACCTCGATGGCCAGCAAGGCCCCGGCCACCAGGCTGAGCCCGTAATTGATCAGACCCAGCAGGCCGGTCATGAAGGCCACCAGGGCCACCGCCTGGCCGGCCGACCGGGGCCAGTCCGCCAGGCGCTGCAGGCCCCTGCGCACGCTTGGCGTGTTCGCCAGGGCGTACCCGGTGACCAGGATGAGCGTCATCTGCATGCCGAAGGCCAGCAGGTTCCAGAAGCCGCCGTACCAGTCCAGCACCAGCTGGTAGGGGCCGTGGTCGGTGAAGACCAGGCCCATCACGTAGACCACCAGCGTCAGCAGGATGGCAAAGATGAAGGAGTCCGGAAGGTAGCGGCGGGTGAACCGGCTGAGCGCCTCACCGATTCGCTGCAATCGTCCCACCCCCAGCTGGGAAGGAAGATGAGCCCACCGGCATCCCACAGCGCGAATGCCATTGCGATTCGGCTCGAATTCGCGGCATTCCTGCCTGCAGGCCGGCCGTCACGCCGCCCTGCGCACCGCGGCCGGGCTCATCCCGCCTCGCTCCAGTCAAACCGGGCGGTAAAATGGCGCAGTGCGGACGGTTCGTCCACGAACCGCACGCCGCGCACCTGCTCCCGCCGCCGGAAGACCCGCGCCACCACCTCCGCCACATCCTCCAGGTGGCGGTGGGTGTAGACCCGGCGAGGTGCGGCCAGCCGGTAGAACTCGAAGGGGGACGGGAGCTGCTGGCCCGTCGCCGGGTCCCGGCCCATCATCAGCGAGCCCACCTCCACACCCCGCACTCCACCCTCCAGGTAGGCTTCCAGCGCCAGGGCGTGGCCGGGGAACCGCTCCGGCGGGATGTGGGGGAGGAACTGCCGGGCGTCGACGAACACCGCATGGCCGCCGGTGGGCCACTGCACCGGAACCCCGGCCTCCCGCAGCAGCCGCCCCAGGTACTCCACCTGGCCCACCCGGCCCACCCGGTACGCCAGGTAGGCCGGGTCCAGCGCCTCCCACAGCCCCACGGCCAGGGCCTCCATGTCACGCCCCGCCATGCCGCCATAGGTGAGAAAGCCCTCGTAGGGCACCAGGCGCGCCGCCGCCCGGCGGTACAGATCCTCGTCCTTGAAGGCAGCCCGCCAATGTTGACGAGCCCGTCCTTCTTGGCGCTCATCAACATTCCGTCGCCCAGGGCGAACATCTCCCGAACAGGTTGAGCCCGGCCCGGCGAAGGGCTGCCTCCCGCTCCGGCCGGGAAATCAAACGTATGGCCTCGACCATCTTGATCCAGAAGGGTTCACCCCGGGGGATGAAGTCTGCCGCCGGGGACGGCTTCGGATTCGAGTCCGCCGAGTCCCTCACTGACCCGCCTCCTTAATTGCCGTCTGAGGAGGTGGCTGTCCACGGTCTGCCCTCCTGCCCGTGCCGGCGGTTCGGTGTCTCGTGCATGGGGTTCGACGCGAAACCTGCGCTGCCGACGACGGGCATGCCAACGATCGGCATGCCAACGATCGAGGAACGAACGGTTCAAGTGCGTACGAGGCGGCGCCGCAGCAGGGGCCATGGCAGTGCCAGGACCGTAGTGCGCTCACCGCGGTGCCATCGCCCGCCGCACGGTCCTACACGAAGCGGTCCATGAAGTAGCTGTAACGGCGCCAGATCAAGCCGTCGCGAAAATGATGAAAGTCGGCAAACCGTACGGTCACCGCTTCCCCCGTCTTCAGGACACCCCGGAACACGCCCCGGACCGCCACCTGCTCGCCCTCAACCAGGATGGCATCCAGCTGGTGCCGGCCTTCCTGAATGACCCGCTCCCCCTCGTAGAACCGGCGCAGGGCGTCAATCCCCTCAATGGGGTCCCGCCCGCCCCGCTCGTAGCGGACCTCCGGGTGGAACAGCGCCAGCAAGCCCTCAAGATCACCGGCGTCAACCCGCTGGTAGTAGCTTGCCACCACATCCCGCAAGCGCTCGCTCATTGCAACCCCTCCTCCCCGCTGCGCATCCCCCAGCAACTGGCCCACTGCACTCGCGGCAAGGCTCATGGCTGGCATCCGATGCGACGCATTAGCCTGTCCGTTGACGGCACCCCCGTCCTCGCGACCCTACAGTTGCTCATACCACCGCTTGATCCGAAGGGCCATGAGGCGCCGCCGCTCGGCCAGGAAGGAATCATAATCCGGTACGTTGCCTTCCAGCACGGACAGCGGAATGCAGTTTTCCTCCAGGTTCTTCTTCAAGACCTGCGGGTCCGTAATACCTCCATACTTCTTGGGACCACCGTTAACCTGATCCTTGAAGTAGACATGGGGTGGGGTGTCGCCAATGGCGATGTTGATCTCACTTTGGGTGACCACAAAGTTAGCAATCTGGTTGTAGCGACCACGGCTCAGACCAAGCTGCTGAAGGTACTTCCTTGGGAAGACATGATGGTGGTCGCCCTGATTGAGGAGAAGATCCCGAACCGTAATGTTGGTTGAGAGGAATCCCCTGTCGCCAAGAGACACCTGGGCTGCTTTAAAGGCAACAAAATACGGGCTTTGGACTGAAGACGTTTCCATCAGTTGCGGGAGAAGATTGGTCCAGAAACTATCAGAAAGCTCACTGGTTAGGACAGCTTCCGTGTAACGGGCGATGCCGTGACTCTCTATCTGCCGAATATCGAGGTCAAAGACCGTTTCCGGGTGGGTTGTATACCGGCCCGTCAGGATAGACATGGCATACCATCGGCGGACAATGCGCTCCAGTTCATCCGCAGCCATCCCTTCTGATCGGCCGCGTAGATATAGGATGTATGCAAAGTTCACTGCGTTATGGCTGGTAATCAATCTACTTGTAATAAAGCCCGCCGAGCGGAGGATCATCATGAATCGCTTAAAGTGGGTCTCGTTGATAAAAGCGTGAATACCATCTTTGAGCCTAGCAAACGAATTTTCGACAATGGCTTCCTCATATTGTCGAGTCTCGAAGTTCCGCCCCGACAGGAGCGCGACCAGGTCCTGCAACCTTCCCCGTCCAAATTGGGATGTGAATGCGACCCGCAGCATATCCGTGTAATCCGGGTCATAGAGGTCATCATTGAAATCCTTGAGCCACCTCATTTTGGGCCAAAATTCCGTTCGAGTGAACTCAACGTCATTTTTTTCAATTTGAACGTAAAACTCAGGATCCCGAGCCAGGTGGCAAAAGTAGTCGATGGCCTTCCGCAGAAGGTGTCCGCCGTAGGTTTCGTTCACAGCAATTTTGGACATCGCGAAGTCAGCCTGAGATAGTTCGACGCCGGCCGAGTTGACACGGATGAAGATCTCGGTCACGGTCTCAATGTCCAGTTCCTCCGCCAGCTCAATGAGGCCGATGTGGTTGTTAACGATCTTTTTGAACCGTTCCAGGATCCGGCCTATCTGCTTGCGATCAATATCCGGATTCTTGACCACATAGTCGTCAACGAAGTCTCCCAGATAGGCATCCGGCGCAAAGAGGCGACTGATGTCGTCGATCCAGGCGGGGTCTCTGGTAATGGCGGAATTTCGGACCTCGAATCGCTCTTCCTTGGGGTTGAAGGCGATTTGGATCCGTTTCCGCGCATAGTTCTCGTCCAGTACCTCCTCACCCAGAAGGGCGGCGCGGAGTGCCGTCACCCGCTGCTGGCCGTCAATCAGGATCCGCTTCCCCGCCGAGAGGGTGCCGTCCTTTAACCGGACGCTGGGATTTCGCCAGGCGATGAGGTAGCCCACGGGATAGCCCCTGTAGAGAGAATCCAGAAAGTCGCGGACCTTGGTCGCATTCCAGACAAAGGGCCGCTGGATCTCGGGAATAGCGATTTCTCCCGACTTGACCCAGGCCAGAAGCGTTTCGATGGGGTGGGGAGTCACCGAATACCGTTGCGTGGACATAGGAGGTCCTCCCTGGACAGACTGGCCTAATCGCCCTGGGCGTCTACTGCCTCCCGGGTGGATTCCCCACCCGCCGCCTGAGTCCTCCGGCGGGGCATGCATCTACCCCCACCCGCGGCTACAAGAAGCCCCCGCCCGGACGGGCGGCGGCTTGCCAACGGTCCGGAATAGCCAGGCCGGTTCGTCCCACGCGTAGCGAGCCGTCTCCTCCAGCCGACGCAGGAACTCTCGCATGAAGCTTGCCAGAGAGGGTGTCAGGCAGGACCCTCTGTTCGCGGCTTCATGGGAGAATAGGACCCAAAGGCGAGCGGGAGGGAACGATCCCATGGCAGTTGACGTTTCGCCCCAGCCCACACCCCGGGGACCCGGTATGTCCGCCGCCCCCGGACGGCCCGTTGCGCTTCTGACCGGCGCCTCATCGGGCATGGGGTTTGCGGTGGCCCGGCGCCTGGCCGGGGAAGGGTACATCCTCATCCTCTCCAGCCGGCGGCCCGAGCCCGCGGCCCAGCGCTTGCAGGCGGAGGGGGCCACGGTCCTGCCCGTAACCGGCGACCTTGCCCTGCCGGAGACGGCCGAACGCCTGGCGGCGGCGGCCGGCGAGCTGGGGCGGCTGGATGCTCTCCTTCTCAACACGCCAGGCCCGGCCGTGCGGCCCTTTGTGCAGCTGACCGATGACGACTGGGACGGGGCTTTCCGGCTACTGGTTCAGGGGCCCCTGCGCCTTTTGCGCCGCGTGGTGCCCCTCTTCGAGCGCAGCGGCGGAGGCCGGGTGGTGGCCATCACCTCCTTCACCGTCAAGCAGCCCGGGCCCGGCAGCAGCCTGTCCAACGCCCTGCGGGCCTGCCTGGTCAACGCCCTGAAGACCGCCGCCCTTGAGCTGGCACCGTCCGGCATCCTGATCAACATGGTGGCCCCGGGCTACACCTTGACCGAAAGCCTGCGGGAATGGAACGCGGCCCACGCCGCCCGCCAGGGCATCACGCCGGACCAGGTGGCCGCCGAGGCCGCCGCTCGCATTCCGCTCCGGCGCCTGGCCCGGCCGGAAGAAATCGCCGAGGTGGTGGCCTTTCTCCTCTCACCGCGCAACAGCTACATCACCGGCCAGCAGGTTGGCGCCGACGGCGGCCTGGTGGTCGCCCTATAGGTCGCGAGGTTGATGGCGACCATGGCGGAGCCCTCTGCAGCTGCCCGGTGCCCCTTGAAGCTGCTAGGGGCGCTTGAAGCCGCTGAACGCGTTTGAATCTACTGGGGCCCTTGATTGGAGGTGGATACCGGTGAACGAAAGGCACGATCCCGCCGGGAGGACGGGCTCGACAACGCCCCAGGACGGGGCTCGGGAAGACCACCGGCCGGGAACCCGGCACCTGGAGACGGCCACCCTGGGAGGCGGCTGCTTCTGGTGTCTTGAACCCATCTTCGAAGAGCTGGAGGGCGTGGTGCGGGTCGAACCCGGCTACGCCGGCGGCCACGTCCCCAACCCCACCTACGAGCAGGTCTGCAGCGGTACCACGGGCCATGCCGAAGTGGTCCAGGTGACCTTTGACCCGCAGGTCATCTCCTACCGGGATCTCCTGGAGGTGTTCTTTTCCGTTCACGATCCCACCACCCCCAACCGCCAGGGCCACGACGTGGGTCCCCAGTACCGGTCCATCATCCTGTACCACTCGCCAGAACAGAAGGCTACGGCCGAGGCGGTGATCCGGGGGCTGGAGGCCAGCGGCCGGTGGCAGGATCCCATTGTCACCCAGGTGGTGCCCTTTGAGGCGTTCTACCCGGCCGAGGACTACCACCGCCGGGTCTACCGCAAGAACCCGAACTACCCCTACTGCCAGGTGGTGATCGACCCCAAGGTGCAAAAGTTCCGCAAGGCGTTCGCCCGGCGCCTGAAGGCGGCCGGTTCGTAGTCGCGGCAGGAGTTATCCCCTTCCCGCCGAATGCCCCTTTCCAACACCTTTGTGGGGGTGACCGTCCATGGGGGGGACGGCGTCACGGGTGCGGGAGGGGGACGCTCCGTCCGTTGACCTCGCCCTGAACCTCATCCAGCGGGTCTGCGCTGGCGACATCCTGACCCGCACGGCCCAGCGGTATCCCAGCAAGACGGCCATCGTCGACATTCATGGCGGGCGGACCCTGACCTACGCCGAGCTGAACCGGTACGCCAACCGGGTGGGCCGGGCCTTGCTCGGCCTGGGCCTGGGGCACCAGGACAAGGTAGCCATCATGGCCCGCAACACCTGGCAGTTCGTGGTGACCTACTTCGCCTGCGCCAAAGCGGGCCTGATCGCCATGCCCGTCAACCTGGGCCTGCGGCCCGAGGAAATCGGCTACGTCCTGCACGACGCCGGGGCCCGGGTGGTGGTGGCCGAGGGGATCTTCCGGACGGCCCTGGAAGCCGCGGCAAGCCGCCTGCCCGCCATCCAGCGGGTCTACCTGACGGAGGTCGACCCGGCCACCGAGTTCACGGCCGGCCATGTCCAGTTCCTGGCCTTCGACCGCCTGCTGGCCGGACCGCCGGCACCGGCCAGCTCCCCCGGCGGTGGGCCACCGGGCGGGGGCGGCCCCCGGGCCGGCCTTGACCCGGACGATGCGGAGCTGGAGGTTTTCATCGCCGACCGGGACACGGTGCAGTGCCTTTACACCTCCGGCACCACCTCCCTGCCCAAGGGCGTGCTGACCAGCCACCTGGCCGTCACCATCACCGCCCTCGCGTCGGCGGTGGCGAACAAGTCCGATCCCGACGACGTCCTCCTCCTGGTGCTGCCCATCTTCCACTGCGCCGCCCTCAACGCCCTGTTGCTGCCGGCCCTGCTGGTGGGCGCCACGGCCGTGTTCCTCCGCAAGTACGACGTCCGGGACGTGATGGACGCCCTCGAGCGGCACCGCGTGACCCACGTGCTCCTTTTGCCCATGATGTGGCAGGAACTGCTGCAGCAGCCGGGCGTGCGGGAGCGGGACTTCTCCTCCGTGCGCCGCTGCCTCTATGCCATGGCGCCCATGGCGCCCGAGCGCATCGCCGAGATCCAGGCCCTCTTCCCCAACGCCGACGTGGTGCTGGGGTCCGGCCAGACGGAGTTCACCCCGCCCACGGTCTTCCAGCGCCCCCACCACCAGCACACCAAGCCCGCCTCCTGGGGCCTGCCCACGGTGATGACCGACGTGCGCATCATGGACGACCAGGGCCGGCTCCTTCCCCGGGGCCAGGTGGGGGAGATCGTCTACCGCGGGCCCCAGTGCATGACGGCATACTGGAACAACCCCGAGGCCACCGCCGAAGCCTTCCGCCACGGCTGGTTCCACAGCGGCGACGTGGGCTGGATGGATGAGGAAGGGGTCGTGTGGTTCACGGACCGCAAGAAGGACATGGTCAAGACCGGCGGCGAGAACGTGGCGTCCATCGAGGTCGAACGGGCCCTTCTGGCCCACCCGGCGGTGGCCGAGTGCGCCGTGGTCGGGCTGCCCCACGACCGCTGGGGCGAGGCGGTGACCGCCTTCGTCCTCCTGAAGCCCGGTAGCCAGGCCACCGAGGAGGAGTTGATCGCCCACTGCCGGGAACGGCTGGCGGGGTTCAAGGTGCCCAAGCGGGTGGTCTTTGCCACCGAGTTCCCGCGGACGGGTACCGGCAAGATCCAGAAGCACGTGCTGCGCCAGCAGCACCGAGACCTCTATCAGGGCTAGGGGCTCGCCGGCCGCTCCCCGGCGGCCGGCCGGGCGGCACGTGCCCTTCGCCCGGCGTGGGACCGGGGGTTCAGGCGACGCGGGGGCCCGCTTTCGCAGGAGGTGGTGCTCGTGGGCGCCATGCAGGGGGAGGCCGGGCTGCAAAAGGGGGAGGTCCGGCAACAAGACCAGCTGGTCCTGTACGAGGCCGACGGCCCCGTGGCCATCATCACCCTCAACGACCCGGAACGAAGGAACCCGCTCTCCACCGCCATGGCGGAGGCTCTGATCGCAGCCCTGCGGCGGGGGTGCCGGGACCCCCAGGTACGAGCGCTGGTCCTGACCGGAGCGGGCCAGGCCTTCTGCGCCGGGGGGGACATCCGCGAGTTTGCCGGGCTCGACCGGCTGACCGGACCCCAGGTGCTGGAGCAGGGTGAGCGGTCGACCGAGCTCTTCAAGGCCGGGCAGTGGCTGACCAAGCCGCTGATCGGCGCCGTGCAGGGGGCAGCCATGGGGGGCGGGCTGGGCCTCGTGTGCCTCTGCCACTGGGTGGTGGCCGCCGACGATGCGGTCTTCGCCACGCCGGAGATCCAGCTGGGCCTCTTCCCCCTGGTGATCCTGCCCCTGATGATGCAGGTCATGGGCCCGCGCCAGGCCCTGGCCCTGGGCCTTTCCGGCCGGCGGATCGGTGCCCAGGAAGCCAGCGCCCTCGGCCTGGTGACGGAGGTGGTGGCCCGGGACCAGGTCCTCCAGCGGGCCCGGGCCGTGGCCACCGAGCTGGCGGGCCGCAGCGGGGCCGCCATCGGCGCCGGCCTCAGGGCTTACGCTGCTGCCCTGAGCCTGCCCGCCCCGGCGGCCATCGACTTCGCCAACAGCCTGAGGGTGAGCACCTTCCTCAGCGCCGACCTCAAGGAAGGCGCCACGGCCTTCCTCGAGCGGCGAGCGCCGCAGTGGACCCACCGCTGAGGCGCGGTTTTCCTGTGGGCGGCACCGACCAACCGGTTGGTCGGGACCAACCGGCGCCGCCACCGGTCCCGGGGCTCTCGCCGGGCCTTCCCGCCAGGGCCGGTTCGATCGACGGCCGGCCGGCGGCCGGCCCCGCCGCCCGGGGAGCGGCAAGCAGCGGTGGGACCCGAGGGGCAGGGTTCTTCCCCCGGAGGTGATGAGGCATGGCAGCCAGGACCGTCCGCATCGGCGCGGGGCTGGGTTTTTACGGCGACCTCCCCTTTGCCGCGGCGGACGCCGTGCGAGCAGGCGACATCCAGTACCTCTGCTGCGACCACCTGGCCGAGCTGACCATGGCCATCCTGCACAAGGACCGGCAGCGCGACCCCGGCGCCGGTTACACCCGCGACATCGGGCTCCTGTGCCAGACGGTGCTGCCGGTGGCCATGGCCAGGGGCGTGCGGCTGATCAGCAATGCCGGCGGGCTGAATCCCTACGGAGCGGCCCGCGAGGTCCTGCAGGTGGCGGCCCGCCTGGGCTTGCAGGACCTCAAGGTGGCGGTGGTCACGGGCGACGACGTCCTGGATCGCCTGGACCTGTTCCGGCAAGAAGGGGCACCCCTGGAGCCGCTGGACGGCGGCCCGCCGTATGAAGAGGTCCGGCCGCGGCTGCTGTTCGCCAGCGCCTACCTGGGCGCCGAACCGGTGGTCCGCGCCCTGGCCACCGGCGCCCATGTGGTGATCACGGGACGGGTGGCCGACGCTTCCCTGTTCCTGGCCCCGCTGGTTTATGAGTTCGGCTGGCGGTGGGACGACTGGGACCGGCTGGCCGTGGGGGTGGTGGCCGGGCACATCAGCGAATGCTCGGCCCAGGCCACGGGCGGCAACTTCAGCGGCCGCTGGTGGGAAGTCCCCGACATGGACCGCATCGGCTACCCCATCGCCGAGGTGGATGCCGGCGGTGGGCTGGTCATCACCAAGCCGCAGGGGACCGGCGGCCTGGTCACCCCCGATACGGTGAAGGAGCAGCTCTACTACGAGGTCCACGACCCGGCCCGCTACGTGAACCCGGACGTCACCGCCGACTTCTCCCAGATCGAACTGGTCCAGGAAGGCCCCGACCGGGTCAGGGTCAGCGGGATCCGGGGCGGTCCCCGGCCCGAGGTCCTGAAGGTCACCGCCGGCTATGACGACGGCTGGCTCGGCCAGGCGGTGATCGGCTACTCCTGGCCCGACGCCCTGGAAAAGGCCCAGGCGGCGGAGCGAATCATCCGGCGGCAGATGGCCCGGGCAGGGCTGAACCCCGAAGCGATCCATGTGGAGTATCTGGGGGTCAACGCCCTCCACGGCCCTCTGGCCCCCATCCCCGACGAGCCCAACGAGGTCTACCTGCGTTTTGCCATCCGGACCCGGACCCGGGAGGAAGCCGAGCGGCTGGCCCGGCTCTTCCCGCCCCTGGCCCTCAACGGGCCCCCGTACATCGGCGGCGCGTTGCCGGGCCTGGGTCGCTCCCGCCAGCTGCTGGGCATCTGGTCCACCACCGTTCCCCGCGGGTGGGTCGAACAGGCGGTGCGGGTGGAGGTGCTGGGGCTGGATGCCCTGGAGAAGGCCGGGTAGACCGCCGTCCTCGGGGTGTTACCGGGTGGGCCCGCCGGCCTGGGGGGTGGGCCTGGGTGGGAACCCGCCGGGGCGGGGGCCCCGCCGGCAGGTCCGGCGGCCTGGGAGGTCCCGCCGGCAGGGCCACCCCAGGGAGAACGGGGCGGGCCGGTGAAGGAGGGGTTTGCATGGCACGGGTCGCCCTGCGGGGTTACTGCCAGGTCCGTTCGGGTGACAAGGGCGACACCCTGGACCTGACGGTGTTCGCCCCCAATGACGGATTTTACAGGGCGCTGGAAGAGCAACTGACACCGGCGGCGGTGCTGGAACACTTCCGGGGTCTGGCCCGGGGACCGGCGGAAGTCTACCCCCTGCCCCGGGTGCGGGGTATCAAGATCGTCCTGCGCAATGCCCTGGGGGGCGGCGGGCCGGCCTCCCTGCGCCTCGATGCCCAGGGCAAGTCCCTGGCCGCCGCCATGCTGCGGATGACCGTGGAGGTTCCCGACGAGGTGCTGGCGGCCACCCCCTTCATGCGCCCGCCCCGGGCGGTCCTGCCGGCACCCGGGGAATAGCCGGCCAGGGCGGCCGTCCCGCACGGCCGTCTCGCACCGGAACCACGCGCCGGGAACCACGCGCCACTGCACCAGATCGACACGAAAGGAGGCACCCGGGGTGCAGGCAACCCATCTC
This is a stretch of genomic DNA from Thermaerobacter sp. PB12/4term. It encodes these proteins:
- a CDS encoding acyclic terpene utilization AtuA family protein, encoding MAARTVRIGAGLGFYGDLPFAAADAVRAGDIQYLCCDHLAELTMAILHKDRQRDPGAGYTRDIGLLCQTVLPVAMARGVRLISNAGGLNPYGAAREVLQVAARLGLQDLKVAVVTGDDVLDRLDLFRQEGAPLEPLDGGPPYEEVRPRLLFASAYLGAEPVVRALATGAHVVITGRVADASLFLAPLVYEFGWRWDDWDRLAVGVVAGHISECSAQATGGNFSGRWWEVPDMDRIGYPIAEVDAGGGLVITKPQGTGGLVTPDTVKEQLYYEVHDPARYVNPDVTADFSQIELVQEGPDRVRVSGIRGGPRPEVLKVTAGYDDGWLGQAVIGYSWPDALEKAQAAERIIRRQMARAGLNPEAIHVEYLGVNALHGPLAPIPDEPNEVYLRFAIRTRTREEAERLARLFPPLALNGPPYIGGALPGLGRSRQLLGIWSTTVPRGWVEQAVRVEVLGLDALEKAG